Proteins co-encoded in one Salvelinus sp. IW2-2015 linkage group LG17, ASM291031v2, whole genome shotgun sequence genomic window:
- the LOC111976954 gene encoding PDZ domain-containing protein 4-like isoform X2, whose amino-acid sequence MGCNMCVVQKPEEQYRVMFQVNGKELSCLSRDPTLDVRDPLLSHVLKRGARRRAGLAGTAAVPGGLTDCVDSGTQTDISFQHMLTLGRTAHHPGGAPPPHPPPSPPLPPILEPNLLNELLLEPEYYDPNDYFDITQHEADLRQDELEYEEVELYKSRQQDKLGLTVCYRTDDEEDLGIYVGEVNPNSIAAMDGRIREGDRILQINGVDIQNREEAVAILTQEDSTNISLLLARPEIENDNQLDPDELELEVLDNAVHLPSPHQLRNRASMLGEGPGVVGGGGVVVIRGRGHRDSPGLLHTLLSNSQELDSGVGRTDESTRNEESSEHDLLGDDQTSAPTTNATNTPGSMRRFHSGQGDRDTPPLLHGHSTEFHFSTDSLLGLDCLSGGGGGDLAGERVYAADPVMMMMPGLTEEECERYRELLEIKCYYEKNSNALLLLGEHEGHGEQGGDGGVPLDVNRNESLMQHEMALVEEELRHLEFKCRNILRAQKMQQLRERCLKAWPLEEESGAGGGAGAGRVAPLVSEESCHHELSDINELPERERSDKDSTSAYNTGGESCRSTPLVSEQYPSPSAHGHSSLEGGDSASLPSRTPSRHRERGGRSERGQANLNQPYSPSSHRRGSEVKTSSPRGAKFRSLSRDGGARRGSDGGVRCPKTNGTVEGREGRSAENSPYLSRRHSGSRIPQRYQSCMQLRSPSTSEGLERPRDGSESPMSLGSTCKDIPQGPVSMPSLPIPPPLPPPASPRMEWKVKVRSDGSRYVAKRPVRDRLLKARAIKIREERSGMTTDDDAVSEMKMGRYWSKEERKQQLLRAREQRRRREFMMQSRLDCLRERDREYSGGGQQGAPQGQEPTTILELSHRRSQKKRSRRILDNWITIQELLAHGTRSPDGKKVYNPLLSVTTV is encoded by the exons ATGGGGTGCAACATGTGTGTGGTTCAGAAGCCTGAGGAACAGTACAGGGTCATGTTCCAG GTGAATGGTAAggagctgtcctgtctctcaCGGGACCCCACCCTGGATGTGCGAGACCCTCTGCTGTCTCACGTGTTGAAGAGGGGGGCCCGGCGGCGGGCGGGACTGGCAGGGACAGCAGCAGTTCCAGGGgggctgactgactgtgtggacaGCGGCACTCAGACTGACATCAGCTTCCAACACATGTTGACTCTGGGAAGGACCGCCCACCACCCAGGTGGAGCCCCGCCCCCTCAcccgcccccctcccctccactgcCACCCATCCTGGAACCCAACCTGCTCAACGAGCT CCTTTTAGAGCCTGAATATTATGACCCCAATGACTACTTTGACATCACTCAGCATGAGGCGGATCTCAGGCAGGATGAGTTGGAGTATGAG GAGGTGGAGCTGTATAAGTCTCGTCAACAGGACAAGCTGGGGTTAACGGTGTGCTACCGGACAGACGATGAGGAGGACCTGGGGATCTATGTGGGCGAG GTCAACCCCAATAGTATAGCTGCTATGGATGGCCGCATCCGGGAGGGGGATAGAATATTACAG ATAAACGGGGTGGACATCCAGAACAGAGAGGAGGCGGTGGCCATTCTGACCCAGGAGGACAGCACCAACATCTCCCTGCTCCTGGCCCGGCCTGAAATAGAG AATGACAACCAGCTGGACCCAGATGAACTGGAACTGGAGGTTCTGGATAACGCTGTCCACCTGCCCAGCCCCCATCAGCTGAGGAACAGGGCCTCCATGCTGGGTGAAGGACCAGGGGTCGTGGGtgggggtggtgtggtggtgatcCGCGGGCGAGGTCACCGTGACTCTCCAGGCCTGCTCCACACGTTGCTGAGTAACAGCCAGGAGTTGGACAGCGGGGTGGGCCGTACAGACGAGAGTACCCGCAATGAGGAGTCCTCAGAACACGACCTACTAGGAGACGACCAGACCAGCGCCCCCACCACCAACGCCACCAACACCCCCGGCAGCATGCGCAGGTTCCACTCTGGCCAGGGGGACAGGGACACCCCACCCCTTCTACATGGCCACTCCACAGAGTTCCACTTCAGCACTGACTCTCTACTGGGTCTGGACTGTCTGAGTGGGGGAGGAGGTGGTGACCTGGCAGGGGAGAGGGTCTACGCAGCTGAcccagtgatgatgatgatgccggGTCTGACAGAAGAAGAGTGTGAGAGGTACAGGGAGCTCCTGGAGATCAAGTGTTATTATGAGAAGAACAGCAATGCTCTTCTGCTGCTGGGGGAGCATGAGGGTCATGGGGAACAGGGGGGCGATGGGGGGGTTCCTCTGGATGTGAATAGGAATGAGAGCCTGATGCAGCATGAGATGGCCCTCGTGGAAGAAGAGCTACGCCACCTGGAGTTTAAGTGTCGTAACATCCTGAGGGCCCAGAAGATGCAGCAGCTCCGGGAGCGCTGTCTCAAGGCATGGCCCCTGGAGGAGGAAAGTGGGGCTGGAGGTGGGGCCGGGGCTGGGCGGGTGGCTCCTTTGGTTAGCGAGGAGTCCTGTCACCATGAGCTGTCAGACATTAATGAGTTGCCTGAGAGGGAGCGCTCCGACAAGGACAGCACCAGCGCCTACAACACAGGAGGGGAGAGCTGCAGGAGCACCCCTCTGGTCAGCGAACAGTATCCCTCCCCCTCTGCACATGGCCACAGCAGCTTGGAGGGGGGAGACTCTGCCTCTTTGCCGTCTCGAACCCCCAGCCGGCACAGGGAGAGGGGAGGCAGGAGTGAGAGGGGGCAGGCTAACCTGAACCAGCCCTACTCCCCTAGCTCACACAGGAGGGGATCGGAAGTCAAGACCTCTAGCCCGAGAGGGGCCAAGTTCAGATCCCTGTCCCGTGACGGGGGGGCAAGGAGGGGGTCAGACGGAGGGGTGAGATGCCCCAAAACCAATGGAAcagtggaggggagggaagggcgTAGCGCTGAGAACAGCCCTTATCTGTCCCGCCGCCACTCTGGCTCCAGAATCCCCCAGCGCTACCAGAGCTGCATGCAGCTGAGGTCCCCCTCCACATCCGAGGGCCTGGAGAGACCCAGGGATGGAAGCGAGAGTCCCATGAGCCTGGGGAGCACATGCAAGGACATCCCCCAGGGCCCTGTGTCCATGCCATCCTTACCCATCCCCCCTCCTCTGCCTCCGCCGGCCTCACCGCGTATGGAGTGGAAGGTCAAAGTACGCAGCGACGGATCCCGCTATGTTGCCAAGCGGCCCGTTAGGGACCGCCTCCTGAAGGCCCGGGCCATTAAGATCCGGGAGGAGCGCAGCGGCATGACCACGGACGACGATGCCGTCAGCGAGATGAAGATGGGCCGCTATTGGTCCAAGGAGGAAAGGAAGCAGCAGCTTCTCAGGGCCAGGGAACAGCGCAGACGCAGGGAGTTTATGATGCAGAGCAGGCTGGACTGCCtgagggagagggatagggagTACAGTGGCGGTGGACAACAGGGGGCTCCGCAGGGACAGGAGCCCACTACCATCTTGGAGCTGAGCCACAGGAGGAGCCAGAAGAAACGGAGCCGTAGGATCCTGGACAACTGGATCACCATCCAGGAACTACTGGCCCACGGAACCAGGTCACCTGACGGCAAGAAGGTCTACAACCCTCTGCTGTCAGTCACCACTGTCTAA
- the LOC111976954 gene encoding PDZ domain-containing protein 4-like isoform X1 gives MGCNMCVVQKPEEQYRVMFQKGQISNTLCPFDGEGRLKVNGKELSCLSRDPTLDVRDPLLSHVLKRGARRRAGLAGTAAVPGGLTDCVDSGTQTDISFQHMLTLGRTAHHPGGAPPPHPPPSPPLPPILEPNLLNELLLEPEYYDPNDYFDITQHEADLRQDELEYEEVELYKSRQQDKLGLTVCYRTDDEEDLGIYVGEVNPNSIAAMDGRIREGDRILQINGVDIQNREEAVAILTQEDSTNISLLLARPEIENDNQLDPDELELEVLDNAVHLPSPHQLRNRASMLGEGPGVVGGGGVVVIRGRGHRDSPGLLHTLLSNSQELDSGVGRTDESTRNEESSEHDLLGDDQTSAPTTNATNTPGSMRRFHSGQGDRDTPPLLHGHSTEFHFSTDSLLGLDCLSGGGGGDLAGERVYAADPVMMMMPGLTEEECERYRELLEIKCYYEKNSNALLLLGEHEGHGEQGGDGGVPLDVNRNESLMQHEMALVEEELRHLEFKCRNILRAQKMQQLRERCLKAWPLEEESGAGGGAGAGRVAPLVSEESCHHELSDINELPERERSDKDSTSAYNTGGESCRSTPLVSEQYPSPSAHGHSSLEGGDSASLPSRTPSRHRERGGRSERGQANLNQPYSPSSHRRGSEVKTSSPRGAKFRSLSRDGGARRGSDGGVRCPKTNGTVEGREGRSAENSPYLSRRHSGSRIPQRYQSCMQLRSPSTSEGLERPRDGSESPMSLGSTCKDIPQGPVSMPSLPIPPPLPPPASPRMEWKVKVRSDGSRYVAKRPVRDRLLKARAIKIREERSGMTTDDDAVSEMKMGRYWSKEERKQQLLRAREQRRRREFMMQSRLDCLRERDREYSGGGQQGAPQGQEPTTILELSHRRSQKKRSRRILDNWITIQELLAHGTRSPDGKKVYNPLLSVTTV, from the exons ATGGGGTGCAACATGTGTGTGGTTCAGAAGCCTGAGGAACAGTACAGGGTCATGTTCCAG aaGGGTCAAATAAGTAACACGTTGTGTCCTTTTGATGGAGAAGGTCGATTGAAG GTGAATGGTAAggagctgtcctgtctctcaCGGGACCCCACCCTGGATGTGCGAGACCCTCTGCTGTCTCACGTGTTGAAGAGGGGGGCCCGGCGGCGGGCGGGACTGGCAGGGACAGCAGCAGTTCCAGGGgggctgactgactgtgtggacaGCGGCACTCAGACTGACATCAGCTTCCAACACATGTTGACTCTGGGAAGGACCGCCCACCACCCAGGTGGAGCCCCGCCCCCTCAcccgcccccctcccctccactgcCACCCATCCTGGAACCCAACCTGCTCAACGAGCT CCTTTTAGAGCCTGAATATTATGACCCCAATGACTACTTTGACATCACTCAGCATGAGGCGGATCTCAGGCAGGATGAGTTGGAGTATGAG GAGGTGGAGCTGTATAAGTCTCGTCAACAGGACAAGCTGGGGTTAACGGTGTGCTACCGGACAGACGATGAGGAGGACCTGGGGATCTATGTGGGCGAG GTCAACCCCAATAGTATAGCTGCTATGGATGGCCGCATCCGGGAGGGGGATAGAATATTACAG ATAAACGGGGTGGACATCCAGAACAGAGAGGAGGCGGTGGCCATTCTGACCCAGGAGGACAGCACCAACATCTCCCTGCTCCTGGCCCGGCCTGAAATAGAG AATGACAACCAGCTGGACCCAGATGAACTGGAACTGGAGGTTCTGGATAACGCTGTCCACCTGCCCAGCCCCCATCAGCTGAGGAACAGGGCCTCCATGCTGGGTGAAGGACCAGGGGTCGTGGGtgggggtggtgtggtggtgatcCGCGGGCGAGGTCACCGTGACTCTCCAGGCCTGCTCCACACGTTGCTGAGTAACAGCCAGGAGTTGGACAGCGGGGTGGGCCGTACAGACGAGAGTACCCGCAATGAGGAGTCCTCAGAACACGACCTACTAGGAGACGACCAGACCAGCGCCCCCACCACCAACGCCACCAACACCCCCGGCAGCATGCGCAGGTTCCACTCTGGCCAGGGGGACAGGGACACCCCACCCCTTCTACATGGCCACTCCACAGAGTTCCACTTCAGCACTGACTCTCTACTGGGTCTGGACTGTCTGAGTGGGGGAGGAGGTGGTGACCTGGCAGGGGAGAGGGTCTACGCAGCTGAcccagtgatgatgatgatgccggGTCTGACAGAAGAAGAGTGTGAGAGGTACAGGGAGCTCCTGGAGATCAAGTGTTATTATGAGAAGAACAGCAATGCTCTTCTGCTGCTGGGGGAGCATGAGGGTCATGGGGAACAGGGGGGCGATGGGGGGGTTCCTCTGGATGTGAATAGGAATGAGAGCCTGATGCAGCATGAGATGGCCCTCGTGGAAGAAGAGCTACGCCACCTGGAGTTTAAGTGTCGTAACATCCTGAGGGCCCAGAAGATGCAGCAGCTCCGGGAGCGCTGTCTCAAGGCATGGCCCCTGGAGGAGGAAAGTGGGGCTGGAGGTGGGGCCGGGGCTGGGCGGGTGGCTCCTTTGGTTAGCGAGGAGTCCTGTCACCATGAGCTGTCAGACATTAATGAGTTGCCTGAGAGGGAGCGCTCCGACAAGGACAGCACCAGCGCCTACAACACAGGAGGGGAGAGCTGCAGGAGCACCCCTCTGGTCAGCGAACAGTATCCCTCCCCCTCTGCACATGGCCACAGCAGCTTGGAGGGGGGAGACTCTGCCTCTTTGCCGTCTCGAACCCCCAGCCGGCACAGGGAGAGGGGAGGCAGGAGTGAGAGGGGGCAGGCTAACCTGAACCAGCCCTACTCCCCTAGCTCACACAGGAGGGGATCGGAAGTCAAGACCTCTAGCCCGAGAGGGGCCAAGTTCAGATCCCTGTCCCGTGACGGGGGGGCAAGGAGGGGGTCAGACGGAGGGGTGAGATGCCCCAAAACCAATGGAAcagtggaggggagggaagggcgTAGCGCTGAGAACAGCCCTTATCTGTCCCGCCGCCACTCTGGCTCCAGAATCCCCCAGCGCTACCAGAGCTGCATGCAGCTGAGGTCCCCCTCCACATCCGAGGGCCTGGAGAGACCCAGGGATGGAAGCGAGAGTCCCATGAGCCTGGGGAGCACATGCAAGGACATCCCCCAGGGCCCTGTGTCCATGCCATCCTTACCCATCCCCCCTCCTCTGCCTCCGCCGGCCTCACCGCGTATGGAGTGGAAGGTCAAAGTACGCAGCGACGGATCCCGCTATGTTGCCAAGCGGCCCGTTAGGGACCGCCTCCTGAAGGCCCGGGCCATTAAGATCCGGGAGGAGCGCAGCGGCATGACCACGGACGACGATGCCGTCAGCGAGATGAAGATGGGCCGCTATTGGTCCAAGGAGGAAAGGAAGCAGCAGCTTCTCAGGGCCAGGGAACAGCGCAGACGCAGGGAGTTTATGATGCAGAGCAGGCTGGACTGCCtgagggagagggatagggagTACAGTGGCGGTGGACAACAGGGGGCTCCGCAGGGACAGGAGCCCACTACCATCTTGGAGCTGAGCCACAGGAGGAGCCAGAAGAAACGGAGCCGTAGGATCCTGGACAACTGGATCACCATCCAGGAACTACTGGCCCACGGAACCAGGTCACCTGACGGCAAGAAGGTCTACAACCCTCTGCTGTCAGTCACCACTGTCTAA